A single genomic interval of Halosegnis longus harbors:
- a CDS encoding HNH endonuclease — translation MTDDRRMTTDRFYGGVDGRLDILATLLNWIDETEPTEEAVHDWILAETRARSRDAVGKHLGFIAALELIESDDDTVTIGDAGARWLTDRDPRIFYETLTANVKGFETLLAAFSERGELTDDDLRDILVDAFDEAQMETAGPAARHREWLQALGFVARDDGVNTLTLTGAQLASEQRAEMGEPPDADDSAPDGVRSGGDTSPTRRTRAVTRVQRDQSLVDTLKSLYANRCQLCGDRRQYDQTTGFSHVHHLQPLGAPHDGPDVTANMLVVCPNHHADLDHGLVAVDPESLEITHAYADAETNATLTVVDEHELGAAYLRYHSQERVELGES, via the coding sequence ATGACGGATGACCGCCGGATGACGACGGATCGATTCTACGGTGGGGTTGATGGCCGGCTGGATATTCTCGCGACCCTCCTCAATTGGATCGACGAGACGGAGCCCACAGAGGAGGCCGTTCATGACTGGATTCTCGCTGAGACACGTGCCCGGAGTCGCGATGCTGTGGGGAAGCATCTCGGCTTCATTGCGGCCCTTGAGCTGATCGAGAGTGACGACGACACAGTTACGATTGGTGACGCCGGGGCTCGGTGGCTCACGGACCGTGACCCCCGGATATTTTATGAGACGCTTACTGCCAATGTGAAGGGCTTCGAGACACTCCTCGCGGCGTTCAGCGAGCGTGGCGAGCTCACTGACGATGACCTTCGCGACATCTTGGTTGATGCGTTTGATGAGGCCCAGATGGAGACGGCTGGCCCAGCTGCCCGCCACCGCGAATGGTTGCAAGCGCTTGGCTTCGTCGCCCGCGATGATGGCGTGAATACGTTGACGCTAACGGGCGCCCAGCTGGCCAGCGAGCAGCGTGCTGAGATGGGGGAGCCACCGGACGCTGACGACTCCGCACCCGACGGCGTGCGCAGTGGTGGGGACACATCACCGACACGACGAACACGCGCAGTGACACGTGTGCAGCGAGACCAGTCGCTCGTTGATACGCTCAAATCGCTGTATGCTAACCGGTGTCAGCTCTGTGGTGATCGGCGCCAGTACGACCAGACAACGGGCTTCTCGCATGTACATCATCTCCAGCCGCTCGGTGCGCCACATGATGGCCCAGATGTGACGGCCAACATGCTCGTTGTCTGTCCGAATCACCACGCTGATCTTGATCATGGGTTAGTCGCGGTCGATCCTGAGTCGCTCGAGATAACGCATGCGTACGCCGATGCCGAGACGAACGCGACGCTCACTGTCGTTGATGAGCATGAGCTGGGCGCGGCGTATCTCCGGTATCACAGCCAGGAGCGTGTCGAGCTGGGGGAGAGTTGA
- a CDS encoding antibiotic biosynthesis monooxygenase: MYLVTFRLDPGEYDGAFHKLHDEIQATAEEMDDYHGKRVWQAHDSEQVLVVYHWASLDALATFGETASHEEAKSRWQEWYDAYEVTITEVIDSYGHGFGDDADPPSVA, translated from the coding sequence ATGTATCTCGTCACGTTCCGGCTTGATCCAGGGGAGTACGACGGTGCGTTTCACAAGCTACACGACGAGATACAGGCGACTGCCGAAGAGATGGACGACTATCACGGCAAGCGCGTGTGGCAGGCCCACGACAGTGAGCAAGTGCTTGTCGTCTATCATTGGGCCTCATTAGATGCCCTTGCGACATTCGGCGAGACAGCCAGTCACGAGGAGGCAAAATCCCGGTGGCAAGAATGGTATGATGCGTATGAAGTCACCATCACCGAAGTTATCGACTCGTACGGGCACGGCTTCGGCGACGATGCCGACCCGCCCTCAGTGGCATGA
- a CDS encoding KAP family P-loop NTPase fold protein, translating into MPEEANGQLREDKPLEAVDRDRLGYAGFAKNLAETITARTPTSGYTIGVYGPWGSGKSTILNFVEQELSATDPAPTVVRFNPWWFSGRGDLIEKFLGEVAAQLKSNGDYADIRESLADLSSTLADIPFGAVTGIPADKGFEALRGALNQDPTSVDTLKQDIETELEEIDQKIVVIIDDLDRLSPSEITQMFQLVQSIADFPNVVYLLAFEKGIIVDALQQEGNFRDGKRYLEKIVQLPLHIPKHKSGALEAIFIDQIETIRGTRPPMTERWERLLNQGILPLLETPREVVRLVNAIEVVYASIGEDTNFTDLAGLETLRVFHEDVYNAIKLSPGQFVGSPGEPHNVNKESYSYLLDPLENPTPVNQILSTLFPLAEDILHVHPEPPDWAQMRADKRICHEAWLPTYFRLSVPDGAVSSTEMNIILQNVDDNEYLRTVFIRGTKDSQEESAANPQLIIERLCGEIDKISPDAYSSILEAVFAEAERIARTSDRSVRKNYQNMETLIDEICGGSPTYPEILANCIKSGSSPHLAVYALNTYLRPEGEEIPAEVVDMQVNIGSLKQATVMAIKDTVDNDELTLTPRLNEILDAWATWGTSSEPKAWVEAAIGSKFTLLEFIDRMSEVDITDGSETVYLDPEEVYRWIDRERIDNKLSRDPGAVTDKESSILERYERATDMLDAGLDPADPANWRASS; encoded by the coding sequence ATGCCAGAGGAGGCCAACGGCCAATTACGAGAAGACAAGCCGCTTGAGGCGGTCGACCGGGATCGGTTGGGGTACGCAGGATTTGCGAAGAATCTTGCAGAGACGATTACAGCCCGAACACCCACAAGCGGCTACACCATTGGCGTGTACGGCCCTTGGGGATCTGGAAAGAGTACAATTCTGAATTTTGTTGAGCAGGAATTGAGTGCCACCGACCCCGCGCCAACAGTAGTTCGCTTCAATCCTTGGTGGTTCTCTGGCCGTGGTGATTTAATCGAAAAGTTCCTTGGAGAGGTGGCTGCCCAACTGAAATCTAATGGCGACTATGCAGATATTCGCGAGAGTTTGGCGGATCTTTCCTCGACCCTCGCAGATATCCCGTTTGGTGCAGTCACAGGGATCCCTGCTGACAAGGGATTTGAGGCACTCAGAGGTGCTCTGAATCAAGATCCAACCAGTGTGGACACCCTGAAGCAAGATATCGAGACAGAGTTGGAGGAGATAGACCAGAAAATAGTCGTGATTATCGATGATCTGGACCGGCTCTCCCCCAGCGAGATTACTCAAATGTTTCAACTGGTCCAGAGCATCGCAGACTTTCCGAATGTTGTGTATCTCCTAGCCTTTGAAAAGGGCATTATCGTTGATGCATTGCAACAGGAGGGTAATTTCCGTGATGGGAAGCGGTACCTGGAGAAAATCGTGCAGCTCCCACTCCATATTCCAAAGCACAAATCTGGGGCTCTGGAAGCAATCTTTATCGATCAGATCGAGACGATTCGCGGAACACGCCCCCCGATGACCGAGAGATGGGAACGGCTTCTCAATCAGGGAATCTTGCCGTTATTGGAGACTCCACGAGAAGTAGTCCGGCTTGTAAATGCAATTGAGGTGGTGTATGCCTCTATCGGTGAGGATACAAATTTCACTGATTTGGCTGGATTAGAGACTCTCCGTGTCTTCCATGAGGACGTATATAATGCAATCAAACTGTCACCAGGACAGTTTGTTGGCAGTCCTGGTGAGCCACATAATGTAAATAAAGAATCATATAGCTATTTACTCGATCCATTGGAGAATCCAACTCCGGTGAACCAGATTCTGTCGACGCTATTTCCCTTGGCAGAGGACATTTTACATGTACACCCAGAGCCACCAGATTGGGCCCAGATGCGTGCAGACAAGCGGATTTGTCATGAAGCGTGGCTTCCGACCTACTTCCGACTCAGTGTTCCGGATGGGGCAGTTTCGAGTACTGAGATGAATATAATCCTCCAAAATGTGGACGATAATGAGTACCTCCGGACCGTCTTCATACGCGGGACCAAGGACTCACAAGAGGAGAGTGCGGCGAATCCACAGCTGATCATAGAGAGATTGTGCGGGGAAATTGACAAAATCTCTCCCGATGCATACTCATCAATACTGGAAGCGGTGTTTGCTGAGGCAGAGCGGATTGCTCGCACAAGTGATCGGTCGGTTCGGAAGAACTACCAAAATATGGAAACCCTCATTGATGAAATTTGCGGGGGCTCACCAACTTATCCCGAGATTTTAGCCAACTGCATCAAATCAGGGAGTTCACCACACTTAGCCGTCTACGCATTGAACACATACCTTCGTCCAGAGGGTGAAGAAATTCCCGCCGAAGTAGTCGACATGCAAGTCAATATCGGGTCGTTAAAACAGGCCACTGTGATGGCGATTAAGGACACAGTAGATAATGATGAGCTAACCCTAACGCCCCGACTCAACGAAATTCTGGACGCCTGGGCGACTTGGGGTACATCAAGCGAGCCAAAAGCTTGGGTTGAGGCGGCAATCGGGAGCAAGTTCACGCTCCTGGAATTTATTGATAGAATGAGTGAGGTGGATATCACCGATGGATCAGAGACAGTTTACCTCGATCCCGAGGAGGTTTACAGATGGATAGATCGAGAGCGGATTGATAACAAGCTTAGTCGAGATCCTGGTGCAGTGACTGACAAGGAATCCTCTATTCTCGAACGGTATGAACGAGCCACAGATATGTTGGACGCCGGGCTCGATCCAGCTGACCCAGCGAATTGGCGGGCCAGTAGTTAG
- a CDS encoding DUF1156 domain-containing protein, whose protein sequence is MSQETNSSNDSTTRTKLPIERGFPIERVNEISSKESRARQHYRPVYTMHKWWARRSGAVFRTICLYSLLTGEADETVFEPGKNTNLSDYADGSSKIRDLISEVDREDPESLWNLFTKDVRVPDKKILDPFVGGGTSIVEASRFGVDTVGYDLSPVAWFITKKQLDAASAEKSGLKSVFSDIKTDVADELQRYYKTSCPIESSHTADVMYYFWVRELDCVSCQNTVPLFRDYRVAKGRYENDDKYNVYCPSCDSVILVDDWQSECTCSSCSYEFVPKEGNVSRGDYTCPDCGQKYGLIDAVQEQGGYETRQYGVEYYCSECDEEGRARSSVKGYKRVESEDRENWRDAKEEWDQSNELNEYIPDTDIPLGIMTDSTEFSGSIGGGHNILRHGFETWADFYNERQLLCLSTLLRRIDQVENQNTKELLLLAFSESLNFNSTLNPYQAARNHTNHLFKTNAFDTPTKISEGNLWGTKYGIGTFQSTWSMILKAVDYAKAPTDRYVVDGNTEETPPFGQPIGENSEVYQGDMRTIEATDEFDAVITDPPYYDNVLYSEISEYYYAWLRLILGDEYDCFTPEHTPRKESIVANPALEKGPEEFESELHEAFSVIRNALKEDGVLTFTYHHSDSESWGELLESLCDVGFEVTATYPISADAHKFIGGEAVEFDIIIVARPVSETTPTSWNSLRRNVYRTAQKTRNRLEGDREISRGDIGVIEMGECFHEYSKHHGKVMRAGETMSAKEVVKEIYGIIQQGSDIGEIDVFLDLLEISDPTYNDLNKLTRGNGANPDKMESMCLYHIEGGDFVLGTWQDGKRMAYIQERVNGDGAEALTSLDKAQFLRYRYEQGKTTHNYLEKWGVSDDLRELCEGLAEATGDEVYTRILGGDQSLGNF, encoded by the coding sequence GTGTCTCAAGAAACCAATTCTTCGAACGACTCTACGACCCGGACAAAACTACCGATTGAGCGAGGATTCCCGATTGAACGGGTCAACGAAATTTCTTCTAAGGAGAGCCGAGCGCGTCAGCACTATCGCCCAGTCTATACAATGCACAAATGGTGGGCAAGGCGCTCGGGGGCGGTGTTTCGGACAATTTGTCTCTATTCATTACTGACTGGAGAAGCAGATGAGACAGTATTCGAACCCGGAAAGAATACGAATCTATCTGATTATGCGGATGGCAGCTCAAAAATCCGCGATTTGATTAGTGAGGTAGACCGAGAAGACCCTGAGTCACTCTGGAACCTCTTCACGAAGGATGTTCGTGTACCTGATAAGAAGATTCTTGATCCGTTTGTCGGGGGAGGTACGTCTATCGTAGAAGCATCTCGATTCGGGGTTGATACTGTTGGCTATGATTTGAGTCCAGTTGCCTGGTTCATCACAAAAAAGCAACTTGACGCTGCTTCGGCTGAAAAAAGCGGACTTAAATCGGTATTCTCAGATATTAAGACGGATGTAGCCGATGAACTACAACGCTATTATAAGACAAGCTGCCCGATTGAGAGTTCGCATACCGCAGATGTGATGTATTATTTCTGGGTGAGGGAGCTTGATTGCGTCTCGTGTCAAAACACCGTTCCGCTATTTCGAGATTATCGAGTGGCGAAAGGTCGGTATGAGAATGATGACAAATACAATGTTTACTGCCCGTCATGTGATAGCGTAATTCTGGTCGATGACTGGCAGTCTGAATGCACGTGTTCAAGCTGTTCGTATGAATTTGTGCCAAAAGAAGGGAACGTATCGAGAGGAGATTATACCTGCCCCGACTGTGGACAGAAGTACGGGCTTATTGATGCCGTTCAAGAGCAAGGTGGATATGAGACCCGCCAATACGGGGTTGAATACTACTGTTCAGAGTGTGATGAGGAAGGTCGAGCACGAAGCTCGGTAAAAGGGTACAAGCGAGTTGAGTCTGAAGATAGAGAAAACTGGAGGGATGCAAAAGAGGAGTGGGATCAGAGTAATGAATTGAACGAGTATATCCCAGATACAGATATCCCACTGGGTATAATGACCGATAGCACGGAGTTTAGTGGGAGTATTGGTGGGGGACATAACATCCTACGCCATGGATTTGAGACGTGGGCTGACTTTTATAATGAGCGGCAGTTATTGTGTCTAAGTACTCTACTCCGCCGAATTGACCAGGTTGAAAATCAAAATACGAAAGAGCTGCTTCTATTGGCCTTCTCGGAGTCTCTCAATTTCAATTCGACACTAAATCCTTACCAAGCAGCAAGAAACCACACGAATCATCTGTTCAAAACCAACGCTTTCGATACCCCAACAAAGATCTCTGAGGGAAATCTTTGGGGAACAAAATATGGAATCGGGACGTTCCAGAGCACCTGGTCTATGATTTTGAAAGCTGTGGACTACGCGAAGGCGCCCACAGATCGATACGTTGTTGATGGGAACACCGAGGAGACCCCACCGTTTGGGCAGCCAATTGGCGAAAACAGCGAGGTTTACCAGGGTGATATGCGGACAATAGAAGCCACAGACGAGTTTGATGCGGTCATCACTGACCCACCGTACTACGATAATGTCCTGTACTCCGAAATTTCTGAGTATTACTATGCCTGGTTGCGGTTGATCCTCGGCGACGAGTATGATTGCTTCACACCGGAGCACACCCCACGAAAAGAGAGTATCGTCGCAAACCCAGCATTAGAGAAAGGGCCTGAGGAATTTGAATCTGAATTGCACGAAGCGTTTAGCGTGATCAGAAACGCTCTGAAAGAGGACGGCGTCCTCACGTTCACCTACCACCACAGTGATTCTGAGTCCTGGGGTGAACTTCTTGAGTCACTCTGTGACGTCGGGTTCGAGGTGACAGCCACATACCCGATTAGTGCAGACGCTCACAAGTTCATCGGCGGCGAAGCAGTTGAATTCGATATTATCATCGTGGCTAGACCAGTCAGCGAAACTACACCGACATCTTGGAACAGCTTACGGAGGAATGTGTATCGTACCGCACAAAAGACTCGAAATCGGCTGGAAGGGGATCGAGAAATATCACGTGGAGATATCGGTGTGATTGAGATGGGCGAATGTTTCCACGAGTACTCAAAACACCATGGGAAAGTCATGCGTGCCGGCGAGACAATGTCCGCGAAAGAGGTTGTCAAAGAAATCTACGGCATTATCCAGCAGGGGAGCGATATCGGAGAAATCGACGTGTTCCTTGATCTTCTTGAAATTTCAGATCCGACGTATAATGACTTAAACAAGTTGACCCGTGGTAATGGAGCAAATCCCGATAAGATGGAGTCTATGTGTCTTTACCACATTGAGGGAGGCGATTTTGTCCTGGGAACATGGCAGGATGGCAAGCGGATGGCGTATATTCAAGAACGGGTGAATGGCGACGGTGCTGAAGCGTTAACCTCTCTCGACAAGGCCCAATTCCTTCGTTATCGTTACGAACAGGGGAAAACTACGCACAATTATCTCGAGAAGTGGGGAGTGAGTGACGATCTCCGAGAGCTTTGTGAGGGATTAGCTGAGGCGACAGGCGATGAGGTTTACACGCGGATCCTGGGAGGGGACCAATCTCTCGGGAATTTCTAA
- a CDS encoding restriction endonuclease, with the protein MVGHTRREILRAGAGTVAGLAAIGNATASQQAGADYHIGLPLEHTWTAEVADLVFAFGETNDHRVLALTATDFSYVDDAVEAIDLATGAREEILTSSESIYDAAVNGETILLSLPDKVAAFDLDGTRLWEDHTEYEEPYRVVSHKQGFLYASSQYIAGSGGDPGRYNRGRVTSIGTDGTRHFSEWVGFATSFWLTDDQIILGITEEEQTDDGFEIVDGHVQSLDYDGNTRWEAETDPPDRLHGMDTTLAVGTTTDSLPLLDIDSGELVTSLTTDGRVADITADADRFYYQVEGAVQAITAADGSDVWRKQLEPELSDISLIGDALYTGSRSGRFAMRDPATGAVRWSDDRAGSTDTVGYVRIHDGRVLAIRGESIACYRGQRGIALDRHRQLSDPSGMAIGSRTNQLVSGSKLAQAETAISEERYAAALQSLDSARRRQTAIDSLLGVTAIGGVYAGARKSSSRYRHHQFAELVAEFRDAYPLEDGALAGVSPRDTLSQVEVALDSHDSGILGSRLITLTNDNLPYAELETTIDAYIEMAPALERLSQTLEDVETADPVRQQLTTTLRDAFDDPDELHAAAETATTILTQYNHWQAATTPEFTFAGESVATDGVTRAFQQASAAESAGESAVMEYIDAATECVTTANEGADVLAGYDCSAVRSVMQRALTTDKSSYDGAATSLSQAARLIKTVAEAEQTRQSLSLEYVDASKAELKTQLQTALADMHLSAATELADYIDHLSTGTWRPEHLAALDPTEFEQLVAELYTARGYSTQVTRQSADRGIDVVARGNGEMLAIQAKRYTGSNKVGRPAIQKTVGAATQVGASRAVVITTSGFTKTAQTAADDFGNEVELIDGATLVRLLTESPLSPPRSGQSTSSRSTSRSATGSQSRTTTGSQRRSGSRSKQHHQQQQQQQTRCDACGEVFRGELTEVTLPDGSTGYCCPRCEQLIDESLGTTPSDKADAAAVLGVSVDATPEEIEEAYRDRIKECHPDTSDGDRETFLRVQDAYDTLSE; encoded by the coding sequence ATGGTGGGGCACACACGCCGCGAGATATTGCGTGCCGGCGCCGGGACAGTTGCCGGCCTCGCGGCAATCGGAAACGCAACAGCGAGTCAACAAGCTGGCGCAGACTACCACATTGGCCTCCCGCTTGAGCACACGTGGACAGCTGAGGTTGCTGATTTGGTGTTTGCGTTCGGGGAGACAAATGATCACCGCGTGCTTGCGCTTACCGCAACCGACTTTTCCTACGTTGACGACGCGGTCGAGGCGATTGATCTGGCCACTGGCGCCCGCGAAGAGATACTCACGAGCTCAGAAAGCATCTATGACGCGGCAGTCAATGGAGAGACGATCCTGCTGAGTCTCCCCGACAAAGTCGCAGCCTTCGATCTGGATGGCACACGACTGTGGGAGGATCACACAGAGTACGAAGAGCCGTATCGCGTCGTTTCCCACAAGCAAGGCTTCCTCTATGCAAGCTCTCAGTATATTGCTGGCAGTGGCGGTGACCCCGGTCGCTACAATCGCGGCCGCGTGACGAGCATTGGAACCGATGGCACCCGCCACTTCTCTGAGTGGGTCGGCTTCGCCACATCGTTTTGGCTCACCGACGACCAGATCATCCTTGGCATCACCGAAGAGGAGCAAACCGATGACGGCTTCGAGATTGTTGACGGTCACGTGCAGAGTCTCGATTACGATGGCAACACACGCTGGGAAGCCGAGACGGACCCACCGGACCGACTCCATGGAATGGACACAACACTCGCCGTCGGCACAACGACAGACTCGCTTCCACTGCTGGATATCGACTCTGGCGAGCTCGTCACATCGCTTACCACTGACGGACGGGTCGCAGATATCACAGCCGATGCCGACCGGTTCTACTACCAAGTCGAGGGAGCGGTGCAAGCAATCACTGCTGCGGATGGGAGCGATGTCTGGCGCAAACAGCTGGAGCCGGAGCTGTCTGATATCTCGCTGATTGGGGATGCGCTCTACACCGGCTCGCGGTCCGGGCGGTTTGCCATGCGTGATCCGGCAACAGGAGCGGTACGGTGGTCCGACGACCGTGCCGGCTCCACAGACACTGTCGGGTATGTCCGGATCCACGATGGCCGGGTTCTCGCAATCCGTGGCGAGTCAATTGCCTGCTATCGCGGGCAGCGTGGCATCGCCCTTGACCGCCACCGACAACTGAGCGACCCCTCGGGAATGGCCATCGGCAGCCGCACAAACCAGCTTGTGAGCGGCAGCAAGCTTGCACAGGCCGAGACGGCAATCAGCGAGGAACGCTACGCAGCTGCCTTACAATCACTAGATAGCGCCCGTCGCCGGCAGACAGCCATCGATTCCCTCCTCGGGGTCACCGCAATTGGCGGCGTCTACGCCGGCGCGCGCAAATCCAGCAGTCGCTATCGCCACCACCAGTTTGCAGAGCTGGTCGCGGAATTTCGTGATGCATATCCACTCGAAGACGGCGCCTTAGCGGGTGTCTCTCCGCGGGATACACTCTCGCAGGTAGAGGTTGCGCTTGACTCGCATGATTCAGGCATCCTAGGTAGTCGCCTCATCACATTGACGAATGACAATCTCCCCTACGCCGAGTTGGAAACAACAATAGACGCCTACATCGAGATGGCCCCGGCGCTTGAACGCCTCTCACAAACGCTTGAGGACGTGGAGACAGCTGATCCTGTCCGTCAACAGCTCACGACGACCCTACGAGACGCCTTCGATGACCCGGACGAATTGCATGCTGCGGCTGAGACAGCAACGACCATCCTCACGCAATACAATCACTGGCAGGCCGCAACAACCCCCGAATTCACGTTTGCCGGTGAATCAGTCGCGACGGATGGCGTTACGCGTGCGTTCCAGCAGGCAAGCGCCGCCGAGTCAGCTGGTGAGTCGGCAGTAATGGAATACATCGACGCCGCCACGGAGTGTGTCACCACCGCAAACGAGGGTGCAGACGTATTAGCTGGCTATGACTGTTCGGCGGTCCGCAGCGTGATGCAGCGAGCCTTGACGACCGACAAGTCGTCCTATGACGGGGCCGCGACATCACTCTCACAGGCGGCGCGACTCATCAAGACGGTCGCCGAGGCCGAACAGACACGCCAGTCACTCTCGCTTGAGTATGTCGACGCATCGAAGGCCGAGCTGAAAACCCAGCTCCAGACGGCGCTTGCAGACATGCATCTCTCGGCCGCAACGGAGCTTGCTGACTACATCGACCATCTCTCAACCGGCACGTGGCGCCCGGAGCATCTGGCTGCGCTTGACCCAACGGAATTCGAACAGCTCGTCGCCGAGCTCTATACGGCACGTGGCTATTCCACCCAAGTCACCCGCCAGTCTGCTGACCGCGGGATCGATGTCGTCGCCCGCGGTAACGGTGAGATGCTGGCTATCCAGGCCAAGCGGTATACCGGCTCGAACAAGGTTGGCCGGCCCGCCATCCAGAAAACGGTCGGCGCCGCCACCCAAGTTGGCGCGAGTCGGGCCGTCGTCATTACGACATCTGGCTTTACGAAGACGGCCCAAACCGCCGCCGATGACTTTGGCAATGAAGTCGAATTGATTGACGGCGCCACGCTGGTCCGGCTGTTGACGGAGTCGCCGTTGAGCCCGCCTCGCTCCGGGCAGTCGACCAGCAGTCGGTCCACATCACGGTCCGCCACAGGGTCGCAGTCGCGTACCACAACGGGCTCACAGCGTCGCTCGGGCTCGCGGTCCAAGCAACACCACCAACAGCAACAGCAGCAACAGACGCGGTGTGACGCCTGTGGCGAAGTCTTCCGTGGCGAGCTGACGGAAGTCACGCTCCCGGATGGCTCAACCGGGTATTGTTGTCCACGCTGTGAACAGCTGATTGATGAGTCGCTGGGAACGACGCCATCCGACAAGGCGGACGCTGCGGCTGTCCTTGGCGTCTCGGTCGATGCAACACCGGAGGAAATCGAGGAAGCCTATCGCGACCGAATCAAGGAGTGTCATCCGGACACGTCGGATGGCGACCGGGAAACGTTCCTCCGGGTGCAGGATGCGTACGATACGCTGAGCGAATGA
- a CDS encoding PH domain-containing protein, translating to MGIFSSGEDDDVDDSVEELITNAAHDSVTEERLTKLKPGRMSRYLHDDPLVEYLNEGEQPHFILAARNKGPSVSGSSSLTMPEKSGTGMTMYLITDDRWLTVTANQNGDQTLDVSLDDIDGVEYELGGVGAHEISIGIADSQITFPIANIYDDDDIEAVSAYLFESTRATPEDGIEIAAGSPDEAPDVSSEAEPNDEAASNSADDYAEQIANATGDIRAEDLAAIEEYLDPDEQVHYILRGASISIEGGNSDDRKGSLTGTVRSAVTDRRVLTVVPQKLMGDDTKSLAYEDMGGVDFNKGLATKYLKIQSHGRTYEINTRDAENTKAAKDFIRQRKSEVRDENQSAAGSSPDPTEQLKNIKELHDAGVLSDEEFEEKKTNLLDKI from the coding sequence ATGGGGATCTTTAGCAGTGGGGAGGATGACGATGTCGATGACTCTGTTGAGGAGCTTATCACGAATGCCGCCCACGACTCTGTTACCGAGGAGCGACTCACGAAACTGAAGCCCGGGCGAATGTCGAGATATCTCCATGACGATCCACTGGTGGAGTATCTGAACGAGGGAGAACAGCCACACTTCATTTTAGCCGCGAGAAACAAGGGCCCGAGCGTAAGTGGATCAAGCTCCCTTACGATGCCGGAGAAATCGGGAACTGGCATGACGATGTATCTGATTACTGACGATCGTTGGCTGACGGTTACAGCCAATCAAAACGGAGACCAGACACTGGACGTTTCGCTTGACGACATTGACGGGGTTGAGTATGAACTTGGAGGCGTCGGTGCACACGAGATATCGATTGGGATAGCCGACTCTCAAATCACATTCCCAATTGCAAATATCTACGATGACGACGATATCGAAGCAGTGTCTGCGTATCTATTTGAATCGACCCGTGCGACTCCGGAAGATGGGATTGAGATTGCAGCAGGGTCTCCAGATGAGGCTCCAGATGTGTCTAGTGAAGCGGAACCCAATGACGAAGCTGCATCGAATTCAGCCGACGACTACGCAGAGCAAATCGCTAATGCAACGGGTGACATTCGTGCAGAGGATCTTGCAGCTATTGAGGAATATCTGGACCCTGACGAGCAAGTCCACTACATACTGAGGGGAGCCAGTATCTCAATTGAAGGAGGAAACAGTGATGATCGAAAGGGGTCGTTAACGGGTACTGTTCGGAGTGCGGTGACTGATCGGCGGGTGCTGACGGTTGTTCCTCAAAAGTTGATGGGAGATGACACGAAGAGTCTCGCCTACGAGGATATGGGCGGTGTTGACTTCAACAAGGGATTAGCAACAAAGTATCTCAAGATTCAATCCCATGGTCGAACATACGAAATCAACACACGGGATGCGGAAAACACGAAAGCAGCAAAAGATTTCATTCGCCAGCGAAAAAGTGAGGTGAGAGATGAAAACCAATCGGCAGCAGGGTCATCCCCAGATCCGACGGAACAATTGAAAAACATCAAAGAGCTCCACGACGCTGGCGTCCTCTCAGATGAGGAATTTGAGGAAAAGAAGACAAACTTGCTGGACAAGATCTGA